In Sphingobacterium sp. PCS056, the following proteins share a genomic window:
- a CDS encoding murein hydrolase activator EnvC family protein: MNLKKIILSLLAFFLMLGIGFSQTRAELEKKREKINREIAELQKTLKETTTEKILTQKQVSALSSQINLRQEKITTISSELSLINRQINVNTAAVDKLKAELEKMRNDYEKMIMFAFRNRNAYNKLMFIFASKDFNQGFRRVKYLQQFNDSRKLKASEIEGTKKQIEQKIAQLQADRNKHKQLLNEQEQEKKTIAQQRAIFSNELNSLITTERGVKRDITQKQKEERKLRSAIQAIIKREIEAERRRQEAARRAAEAAAARSAKKNDTKVEEKESSKSTARKSDSEVLRATPEAARLSADFRSNRGRLPWPVSNAKILQSFGTDRTGRNVSVSHESLKLQTASGATVKSVFSGTVTSTLTLNGLKVIIISHGEFFSVYSNLASFSVSKGQKVSAGQSIGTVANDPDLDAPVLDFQVWQGQIPMNPQSWLAN; encoded by the coding sequence ATGAATTTAAAAAAGATAATACTAAGTCTACTTGCGTTTTTTTTGATGCTTGGAATCGGTTTTTCACAAACCCGGGCGGAGCTTGAAAAGAAACGTGAAAAAATAAATCGTGAAATAGCGGAACTTCAAAAGACGCTTAAGGAGACTACGACGGAAAAGATATTGACGCAGAAGCAGGTGAGTGCGCTGAGTAGTCAGATTAATCTTCGTCAAGAAAAAATTACTACCATTAGTTCTGAACTCAGTTTGATTAATCGCCAGATTAATGTCAATACTGCTGCTGTTGATAAATTGAAGGCTGAGTTGGAAAAGATGCGCAACGATTATGAGAAAATGATCATGTTTGCGTTTCGAAACCGTAATGCTTATAATAAATTGATGTTTATTTTCGCTTCAAAAGATTTTAATCAAGGGTTTCGACGTGTAAAATATTTGCAACAATTCAATGATTCACGGAAGTTAAAGGCGAGTGAGATTGAAGGGACTAAAAAACAAATTGAACAAAAGATCGCACAGCTTCAGGCTGATCGTAATAAACATAAACAGTTATTGAACGAACAAGAACAAGAGAAGAAAACGATCGCTCAGCAACGTGCTATTTTCTCGAATGAATTAAATTCTTTGATTACCACTGAAAGAGGTGTAAAACGCGATATTACGCAGAAACAAAAAGAGGAGCGTAAGTTAAGATCTGCCATTCAAGCAATCATTAAAAGAGAGATTGAAGCCGAGCGTAGAAGACAAGAAGCTGCTCGTAGAGCTGCAGAAGCTGCTGCGGCAAGAAGTGCTAAGAAAAACGACACTAAAGTAGAAGAAAAAGAGTCATCTAAATCTACTGCCCGTAAGTCGGATTCAGAGGTGTTACGCGCTACTCCAGAAGCAGCCCGTCTATCGGCTGATTTTAGATCTAATCGCGGACGATTGCCATGGCCAGTTTCCAATGCTAAAATATTACAAAGTTTTGGTACAGATAGGACAGGAAGAAACGTGTCTGTGAGCCATGAGTCCTTGAAATTACAAACAGCAAGTGGCGCTACGGTTAAGTCGGTATTTTCTGGAACTGTAACAAGTACGTTAACGTTGAATGGACTTAAGGTGATCATCATTTCACATGGTGAATTCTTCTCGGTGTATAGCAACTTAGCAAGTTTTAGTGTTTCGAAAGGACAGAAAGTGTCTGCAGGTCAGTCTATTGGAACTGTTGCTAACGATCCTGATCTGGATGCGCCGGTACTGGATTTTCAAGTTTGGCAGGGTCAAATTCCGATGAATCCACAATCTTGGTTAGCAAATTAA
- a CDS encoding phosphoribosyltransferase family protein: MSSKKTLILDKEQIKQKSIRIAYQILEDNFEENTLVLVGIADRGYVFAQRLQKILEEISDKNIELLKVTMSKTSRSLKAETDQPIEGAKNKTLILVDDVLNSGRTLAYGLGVFLNVPIKKMRTAVLIDRSHPKFPIVSDYYGLKLSTILKEHVEVNLQGFEAEDDAAWLV; encoded by the coding sequence ATGTCGTCAAAGAAAACGCTCATACTAGATAAAGAACAAATCAAACAAAAATCGATACGTATCGCTTATCAGATTTTAGAAGATAATTTTGAAGAAAATACGTTGGTGTTAGTAGGTATTGCGGATAGAGGTTATGTTTTTGCACAACGCTTGCAAAAAATATTAGAAGAAATATCAGATAAAAATATTGAGCTCTTAAAGGTGACGATGAGTAAAACAAGTCGTTCATTAAAAGCAGAGACCGATCAACCCATTGAAGGTGCTAAAAATAAAACCTTAATCTTAGTTGATGATGTATTGAATAGCGGAAGAACGCTTGCTTATGGATTAGGGGTATTCTTAAACGTTCCAATTAAGAAAATGCGTACTGCCGTACTTATTGACCGAAGTCACCCAAAATTCCCTATTGTAAGTGATTATTATGGATTAAAACTATCGACCATCTTGAAGGAACATGTAGAAGTTAATCTGCAAGGTTTTGAAGCAGAAGATGATGCAGCGTGGCTTGTATAA
- the thrC gene encoding threonine synthase, giving the protein MKFYSTNNKALRVSFKEAVFNSLPADKGLYMPEAIPQLDPYFIKNIQQYSLQEIAFTVAQAFIEDDIPADVLRDIIADAINFEAPVKFLSPDTAVLELFHGPSYAFKDFGARFMSRVMAYFSGADDALLDVLVATSGDTGGAVALGFLGVAGTRVTILYPKGKVSEIQELQLTTNGQNIRAIEIDGTFDDCQALVKRAFNDPELNEHLRLTSANSINIARLIPQTFYYFYAYAQLKAQGSDRVVFTVPSGNFGNIGAGLLAFKMGLPVEQFVAATNANDTVPRFIKSGKYEPKPSVQTLANAMDVGDPSNWVRIQDLFDNNLDDLKSMITTYTYTDKETKAAMEQLHHTYHYVACPHTAIAWLGSQAYRGEHPGSYGSVFLSTAHPCKFPDAISEQVFSKIKLPVGVEQLHNKSKVVEAFSADYAVFKNYLITHK; this is encoded by the coding sequence ATGAAATTTTACAGTACCAATAATAAAGCATTACGTGTTTCTTTCAAAGAAGCAGTTTTTAATTCATTGCCTGCCGATAAAGGACTTTATATGCCTGAGGCCATTCCTCAACTGGATCCTTATTTTATAAAAAATATACAGCAATATTCGCTGCAGGAAATTGCATTTACAGTAGCGCAGGCTTTTATTGAAGATGATATTCCTGCAGATGTGTTGAGGGATATTATCGCGGATGCTATTAATTTTGAAGCACCTGTCAAGTTTTTGAGCCCAGATACTGCGGTATTAGAACTATTTCACGGTCCTTCGTACGCCTTTAAAGATTTTGGAGCTCGGTTTATGAGTCGTGTAATGGCTTATTTTTCGGGTGCAGATGATGCTTTATTGGATGTTCTGGTCGCGACATCTGGAGATACGGGTGGAGCCGTTGCGTTAGGTTTCTTGGGGGTAGCAGGTACACGTGTCACCATCTTATATCCAAAAGGTAAGGTTTCTGAAATTCAGGAATTACAGTTGACCACCAATGGACAGAATATAAGAGCCATTGAAATTGATGGAACGTTTGATGATTGTCAAGCATTGGTTAAACGTGCTTTCAACGATCCGGAGCTTAATGAACATCTGAGATTAACTTCCGCTAATTCCATTAATATCGCACGTTTGATCCCACAGACATTTTACTATTTTTATGCTTATGCACAGTTGAAGGCACAGGGTTCAGATCGAGTTGTCTTTACGGTTCCAAGTGGTAACTTTGGTAATATCGGTGCCGGGTTATTGGCTTTCAAGATGGGTCTTCCGGTCGAGCAGTTTGTTGCTGCTACCAATGCGAACGATACCGTGCCCCGTTTTATTAAATCTGGAAAATATGAACCCAAGCCATCTGTACAAACATTAGCCAATGCTATGGATGTTGGTGATCCTAGTAATTGGGTTCGTATTCAAGATTTATTTGATAATAATCTCGATGACTTAAAGAGCATGATCACTACTTATACCTATACGGATAAGGAAACTAAGGCTGCTATGGAACAGTTACATCATACTTATCATTATGTTGCTTGCCCACATACCGCTATTGCTTGGTTAGGTTCACAAGCCTACCGCGGCGAACATCCAGGTTCTTATGGATCGGTGTTTTTATCCACAGCGCATCCTTGTAAATTTCCGGATGCTATTTCTGAGCAGGTATTCAGTAAAATTAAATTGCCTGTAGGGGTAGAACAGTTACACAACAAATCTAAAGTTGTAGAAGCTTTTTCTGCTGATTATGCTGTTTTTAAGAATTACTTAATTACGCATAAATAA
- a CDS encoding lytic transglycosylase domain-containing protein — translation MIEKKRTLFTIGLAITTYCLCAQERSIDEMRNSTQAIMSASIDRENASILQQLDSIKFVNIGEKDAQSIVFDIEDVNVVRKLNSLEREVPLDYNQHVRKYIDLYNSKNYSGHMSRMLGLAQYYFPLYERILAEVGVPKEIKYLSIIESALNPHDVSRVGATGPWQFMYGTAKIYNLTMDTYVDERKDPIASSYAAAKYMKEAYAEFGDWLLAIASYNCGKGGVKRAILRSGKIQPTFWEVAPYLPKETRNYIPAYIAMTYTLGYAQEHGIEAQESEIALNTQVLEVDKFISIAEVAKAINVSEESLKLLNPAYKKGVVNGSDEIHRRLIIPALGDGINKDQLYLALNTTVEAPVQSIAAVDADIRKNSKGSAQPSRHQVRRGETLAIIARKYDVSVQNLKAWNNVSGSSVKAGTSLVVNSNGINSRLAQKATASSSKKSTVLVYTVKKGDTLSEIANNKGVSLSKLKADNNLSHTKLKPGMKLKINKG, via the coding sequence ATGATTGAAAAAAAGAGGACTCTATTCACCATAGGCTTAGCCATCACGACGTATTGTTTGTGTGCACAAGAAAGGTCTATAGATGAGATGAGAAATTCTACGCAAGCAATTATGTCTGCGAGTATTGATCGCGAAAATGCATCGATCTTACAACAGCTTGACAGCATTAAATTTGTTAATATAGGAGAGAAAGACGCCCAATCGATCGTCTTTGATATTGAAGATGTCAATGTTGTTCGAAAACTAAATTCCTTAGAACGTGAAGTCCCCTTAGACTACAACCAACATGTTCGCAAGTATATTGATCTTTACAATTCCAAAAATTATTCTGGGCATATGTCCCGAATGCTGGGACTGGCGCAATATTATTTTCCGCTTTACGAACGTATTTTGGCTGAAGTGGGCGTTCCTAAAGAAATAAAATACCTGTCGATTATTGAGTCTGCTTTAAATCCTCATGACGTATCACGTGTTGGAGCAACAGGACCGTGGCAATTTATGTATGGTACTGCTAAGATTTATAACTTAACGATGGATACGTATGTTGATGAACGTAAGGATCCTATTGCATCCAGTTATGCTGCTGCCAAATATATGAAAGAAGCTTATGCCGAATTTGGTGATTGGCTGTTAGCGATTGCTTCCTACAATTGTGGAAAGGGTGGAGTCAAACGTGCGATTTTAAGATCTGGAAAGATTCAACCTACATTTTGGGAAGTCGCACCTTATCTACCTAAGGAAACCAGAAATTATATTCCTGCTTACATCGCGATGACTTATACCTTAGGCTATGCACAGGAACATGGCATCGAAGCTCAGGAAAGTGAAATCGCTTTGAATACGCAGGTGTTAGAAGTTGATAAGTTTATTTCGATAGCTGAGGTTGCTAAGGCAATAAATGTGTCAGAAGAGAGCTTAAAACTGCTTAATCCGGCTTATAAGAAAGGAGTAGTCAATGGCTCCGATGAAATTCATCGCCGTTTAATTATTCCTGCACTGGGTGACGGCATCAATAAAGATCAACTTTATCTAGCGCTCAATACAACAGTAGAAGCTCCTGTTCAATCCATTGCGGCTGTAGACGCTGATATTCGTAAGAATAGTAAAGGTAGTGCCCAGCCTAGTCGCCATCAAGTGCGTAGAGGAGAAACCTTGGCTATAATTGCGAGAAAGTATGATGTTAGTGTTCAAAATTTAAAAGCTTGGAATAACGTGAGCGGATCTTCTGTAAAGGCCGGAACTTCTTTAGTTGTCAATAGCAATGGAATAAATAGCCGATTAGCTCAGAAGGCTACTGCAAGCTCGTCCAAAAAGTCAACTGTTCTGGTATATACTGTCAAGAAAGGTGATACACTTTCTGAAATAGCGAATAATAAGGGGGTGTCTTTATCTAAATTGAAAGCGGATAATAATTTATCACACACAAAACTAAAGCCTGGAATGAAATTGAAAATCAATAAGGGTTAG
- a CDS encoding twin-arginine translocase TatA/TatE family subunit, whose translation MLTSGLLIMGIGGQELIIIVVILLLLFGGKKIPELMRGLGKGVKEFKDGQKEDSTDDTKEKTTENK comes from the coding sequence ATGTTGACATCAGGGTTATTAATAATGGGTATTGGGGGTCAGGAATTAATTATAATCGTTGTAATATTATTACTACTATTTGGCGGTAAAAAAATTCCTGAATTGATGCGTGGATTAGGTAAAGGTGTAAAAGAATTCAAAGACGGACAGAAAGAGGATTCTACAGATGATACTAAAGAGAAAACAACAGAGAATAAATAA
- a CDS encoding homoserine kinase, with translation MKTSLSKKKINLDNMLDHVHVFAPATVANMICGFDILGFALDEPGDEVIMRRKSTAGVVITKITGDDGRLPLDADKNTVSACVQFLLQHLELHDEVGVEIELHKHMPIGSGLGSSAASTVAGLFAINKMLGDPLSKEELLPFCVEGERLACGHGHADNVAPSLFGGITLIRGHDPLDLIPLPVPEELVAAVVFPQVDVPTRDARQLIKEKVLLKDAVIQWGNIAGLIAGLFKNDYDLISRSMQDVLIEPTRAILIPQFYEIKQIALENGALSFGISGSGPSVVAITRDKEVAKQIVDQIKAHLSESEIESYGYVSGVNVDGPKVLN, from the coding sequence ATGAAAACTTCTCTATCGAAGAAAAAGATAAATCTGGATAATATGTTGGATCACGTTCATGTTTTCGCTCCAGCAACCGTAGCGAATATGATTTGTGGTTTTGATATTTTGGGGTTCGCTTTAGATGAACCAGGAGATGAAGTAATCATGCGGAGAAAAAGTACTGCAGGTGTTGTCATCACTAAAATTACGGGTGATGACGGTCGTCTTCCTCTGGATGCAGACAAAAATACAGTGTCTGCATGTGTACAGTTTCTACTGCAGCATCTGGAGTTACATGATGAGGTGGGAGTGGAAATAGAACTGCATAAACATATGCCTATAGGATCAGGTTTGGGATCAAGTGCGGCAAGTACCGTTGCAGGTCTATTTGCTATTAATAAAATGTTGGGTGATCCACTTTCAAAAGAAGAACTATTGCCTTTTTGTGTGGAAGGCGAACGACTGGCATGTGGACATGGTCATGCGGATAATGTAGCGCCTTCGTTATTTGGTGGCATTACATTGATCAGAGGACATGACCCATTGGATCTAATTCCTTTACCTGTACCAGAAGAACTTGTTGCTGCTGTGGTGTTTCCGCAGGTTGATGTTCCCACACGCGATGCGCGTCAACTGATTAAAGAAAAGGTGCTGTTAAAAGATGCCGTCATCCAATGGGGAAATATTGCAGGACTAATAGCAGGATTGTTTAAAAATGATTATGATCTCATATCGCGAAGTATGCAGGATGTACTCATCGAGCCAACACGAGCGATCTTGATCCCCCAGTTTTATGAGATCAAGCAAATTGCATTAGAAAATGGTGCGTTGAGTTTTGGAATATCGGGTTCTGGACCTTCAGTTGTAGCTATTACACGAGATAAGGAGGTTGCTAAGCAGATTGTTGATCAGATTAAAGCGCATCTCTCCGAATCAGAAATTGAAAGTTATGGTTATGTATCGGGTGTAAATGTTGATGGCCCTAAAGTATTAAATTAA
- a CDS encoding C40 family peptidase produces the protein MKTKKILASMLFIGLCLVSQAQSTKTQSKPESDPDNLAKEYFSQIMGVAVSATTNTKLYQFVYEWLGTPYRLGGDSKRGIDCSKFSFELYDKVFNTTLGYNSRNQYSQIKPVKKDDLKAGDLVFFKIRSKSITHVGVYIGDNKFAHASSSKGVMISNLGEAYWRRYYYDGGRLPDDNKSLTAEILNGEKADKFN, from the coding sequence ATGAAAACAAAGAAAATATTAGCTTCAATGCTATTTATAGGCTTATGTCTAGTGTCGCAGGCACAATCAACCAAAACCCAATCTAAACCGGAATCAGACCCGGACAATCTCGCTAAAGAATACTTCTCCCAAATCATGGGTGTTGCGGTTTCAGCAACTACAAACACAAAATTATATCAATTTGTTTATGAATGGTTAGGAACTCCTTACCGCTTAGGAGGTGACTCCAAAAGAGGTATCGATTGTTCAAAATTCTCTTTTGAATTGTACGATAAAGTTTTTAATACAACTTTAGGCTATAATAGTCGTAACCAATATTCTCAAATAAAACCAGTAAAGAAAGATGATTTAAAAGCTGGTGATTTGGTGTTCTTTAAGATCAGAAGTAAAAGTATTACGCACGTTGGGGTTTATATTGGTGATAATAAATTTGCCCATGCTTCTTCAAGCAAAGGTGTTATGATTAGCAACTTAGGAGAAGCATATTGGAGACGTTATTATTATGATGGTGGTAGATTACCTGATGATAACAAATCACTTACTGCTGAGATATTAAATGGTGAAAAAGCAGATAAATTCAATTAA
- a CDS encoding class I SAM-dependent rRNA methyltransferase produces the protein MKKIILNKGKDKAAWQLHPWVFSGAIKRIDGTPDNGDVVTVFNAENEFIAFGLFHDSSRVAVRLLEWHPDQQINEQWWRKRIQKAVDARRHLLIEGKNDTARLIFAEADFVPGLIVDKYADFISIQVHAAGIEKIKDVVIDELNTLLSPKGIYERSDLKSREHEGLPDTNGLLFGELPPEFVEIIENGIRYQVNIIDGQKSGFYCDQRENRALTAQYVKGKKVLDCFCYSGGFTLNAFHEGAASVTSVDSSALAIETLRRNILLNGYSEENHMAIQSDVNKQLKVFAEEHQKFDVIVLDPPKYAPSRSSLERASRAYKDLNRRGLLLLESGGLLATFSCSSAMDIDTFKQVLAWAALDAGKEIQFIRQFHQPDDHPVRASFPEGEYLKGLLVRVI, from the coding sequence ATGAAAAAAATTATTCTGAATAAGGGGAAAGATAAGGCAGCTTGGCAACTTCATCCTTGGGTGTTTTCTGGTGCAATAAAACGGATAGATGGGACACCCGATAATGGGGATGTTGTTACTGTTTTTAATGCAGAAAATGAGTTTATTGCTTTCGGACTTTTTCACGATTCATCTCGTGTAGCTGTTCGTTTATTAGAATGGCACCCTGATCAGCAAATCAACGAACAATGGTGGAGAAAGCGTATTCAAAAAGCTGTAGACGCACGCCGCCATTTATTAATTGAGGGAAAGAATGATACGGCAAGGTTGATCTTTGCTGAAGCAGATTTTGTGCCGGGATTGATTGTCGATAAGTATGCTGATTTTATTTCAATACAGGTGCATGCAGCTGGTATTGAAAAAATCAAGGATGTGGTTATAGATGAACTTAATACATTATTAAGTCCTAAGGGAATATATGAGCGTTCAGATCTGAAGTCGCGTGAACATGAGGGATTGCCCGATACAAATGGTTTACTTTTTGGTGAACTCCCTCCTGAATTTGTAGAAATTATTGAAAATGGTATCCGTTATCAGGTCAATATTATTGATGGCCAAAAATCAGGTTTTTATTGTGACCAACGAGAGAATAGGGCGTTAACAGCTCAATATGTGAAAGGTAAAAAGGTCTTGGATTGCTTTTGTTATTCAGGAGGTTTTACGTTAAATGCTTTCCATGAAGGTGCGGCAAGTGTTACATCTGTAGACAGCTCTGCTTTAGCGATTGAAACGTTAAGACGCAATATACTGTTAAATGGCTATAGTGAAGAGAACCATATGGCGATCCAGTCGGATGTGAATAAGCAATTGAAAGTTTTTGCTGAAGAGCATCAAAAATTTGATGTCATTGTCTTAGATCCACCAAAATATGCTCCTTCCAGATCTTCACTGGAACGTGCATCACGTGCATATAAGGATCTTAATCGGAGAGGTTTATTGCTTTTAGAATCAGGAGGCTTATTGGCCACTTTTTCATGTTCTTCAGCCATGGATATCGATACTTTTAAACAAGTATTGGCATGGGCAGCATTGGATGCGGGCAAAGAAATACAATTTATCAGACAATTTCATCAACCAGATGATCATCCGGTGAGAGCATCATTCCCAGAAGGGGAATATTTAAAAGGATTATTAGTAAGAGTTATTTAA
- the thrA gene encoding bifunctional aspartate kinase/homoserine dehydrogenase I, whose translation MKILKFGGTSVGSADSIKAVLRIVKKSYDSGEQPLVVLSAMSGVTNLLCKMAVDASEGKSFHEDLALIETKHFEVIKKLITVKYQNPVFTKLKLFFNEIEELLQGIYALRELSEQSKDLIVSYGERCSTFMVSKISEQDLAASLFVDASHYIKTDSHFGHAHVNDQLTEQLVKSLYLTNSDKLMFVTGFIASNENGRMTTLGRGGSDYTAAIFGSILNATAIEIWTDVNGMLTADPRIVKKAFSLPVLSYTEAMELSYFGAKVIYPPTMIPAFLKKIPIVIRNTFEPDFAGTFIQFESGKTTLPIKGISSIEEISVINLTGSGMIGKSGFSGRLFTLLAREQINVVLITQSSSEHSITFAVNPEDALRAKSLIENEFELEIQVNKLIQPEIENNLSVLAIVGENMKKTPGMSGRLFSSLGRNGINVRAIAQGSSEYNISVIISKSDLSKALNAVHDAFFAELKKTLYVFNLGTGNIGSTLFKQLESQYDFLLSKNDLEIKVVGISNSKKMLFKLDGVDLANWDTELMEQGEDADLAVFVERMKGFNLPNCVFIDNTASRLPSTYYEGIFQSNISIVTCNKIANSGKYEQYKTLRETAHKHGVDFFYETNVGAGLPIVRVLKDLMLSGDRIVKIEAILSGTISYIFNNFKDDVSFYDVVKQAQDLGYTEPDPRDDLGGVDFMRKMLILARDAGYTIEAEDVNLGAILPEACLKADSVESFYEELKNENSYFEALKEKARLENKVIRYIGKLEDGVVSISVQIVDDKHPFYALSGSDNIISFTTERYKERPLVVKGPGAGAEVTAAGVFADLVNVGA comes from the coding sequence ATGAAAATTTTAAAATTTGGAGGAACGTCGGTAGGCTCTGCAGATAGCATCAAAGCAGTACTTCGTATTGTGAAGAAATCGTATGATTCCGGGGAACAACCGTTGGTAGTTTTATCGGCCATGTCGGGAGTCACAAATTTATTATGTAAAATGGCCGTAGATGCTTCTGAAGGAAAATCATTTCATGAAGATTTAGCATTAATCGAAACCAAGCACTTTGAGGTGATCAAGAAATTAATCACAGTTAAATATCAAAATCCAGTATTCACGAAACTAAAATTATTTTTCAATGAAATTGAAGAGTTATTGCAGGGGATCTATGCGCTAAGGGAGCTGAGCGAACAAAGTAAGGATTTGATCGTCAGTTATGGCGAACGTTGTTCGACTTTTATGGTATCTAAGATTTCGGAACAAGATTTAGCGGCATCACTATTTGTCGATGCATCGCATTATATTAAAACCGATTCTCATTTTGGACATGCACATGTCAATGACCAGTTGACAGAGCAACTTGTTAAATCTTTGTATCTAACAAATAGCGATAAACTCATGTTTGTAACTGGGTTTATAGCATCTAATGAGAACGGACGAATGACAACTTTAGGTAGAGGTGGGTCAGATTATACAGCTGCAATCTTTGGTTCTATTTTAAATGCAACAGCGATCGAAATATGGACAGATGTAAATGGTATGCTGACAGCGGATCCACGTATTGTTAAAAAAGCATTTTCATTGCCCGTTCTATCCTATACAGAGGCTATGGAGTTGTCCTATTTTGGTGCTAAGGTCATCTATCCGCCCACTATGATTCCTGCTTTTCTAAAGAAAATACCAATTGTTATCCGCAATACTTTTGAACCTGATTTTGCAGGTACTTTTATTCAATTTGAAAGTGGTAAAACAACTTTACCAATAAAAGGTATCTCTTCGATCGAAGAAATATCTGTTATCAATCTTACGGGTTCGGGTATGATTGGTAAATCTGGATTTAGTGGTCGATTATTTACTTTATTAGCGCGAGAGCAGATCAATGTGGTTTTGATTACGCAGTCTTCGTCTGAGCACAGTATTACTTTTGCAGTCAATCCTGAGGATGCATTACGCGCCAAGAGTTTGATCGAGAATGAGTTTGAATTGGAAATACAAGTTAATAAACTCATCCAACCAGAGATCGAAAACAATTTATCTGTTTTAGCCATAGTAGGTGAGAATATGAAAAAAACTCCAGGAATGTCTGGTCGGTTATTTTCCTCTTTGGGAAGAAATGGGATCAATGTACGTGCTATAGCTCAGGGATCTTCGGAGTATAATATATCTGTTATTATTTCAAAGAGTGATTTATCAAAAGCACTGAATGCTGTGCATGATGCCTTTTTTGCGGAACTTAAAAAAACGCTTTATGTGTTTAATTTGGGAACAGGAAATATTGGTTCTACTTTATTTAAGCAATTGGAGAGTCAATATGATTTCTTGTTGAGTAAAAACGATCTTGAGATCAAGGTTGTCGGTATTTCAAATAGCAAGAAAATGTTGTTTAAACTAGATGGTGTTGATTTAGCAAATTGGGATACGGAACTAATGGAGCAAGGGGAAGATGCTGACCTAGCCGTTTTTGTAGAACGTATGAAAGGCTTTAATCTTCCAAATTGTGTATTTATAGATAATACAGCAAGTCGATTGCCTTCTACTTATTACGAGGGAATTTTTCAATCTAATATTTCGATCGTGACGTGTAATAAAATTGCTAATTCTGGAAAGTACGAACAATATAAAACACTACGTGAAACTGCCCATAAGCATGGTGTGGACTTCTTTTATGAAACCAATGTTGGTGCTGGTCTGCCTATCGTGCGTGTTTTGAAAGACCTGATGTTAAGTGGTGACCGTATCGTTAAAATCGAAGCTATTCTTTCTGGAACGATCTCTTATATCTTTAATAATTTTAAAGACGATGTATCTTTTTATGATGTGGTAAAACAAGCACAAGATTTGGGTTATACGGAGCCAGACCCTCGTGACGATTTAGGTGGAGTCGATTTTATGCGTAAAATGTTGATTTTAGCGCGTGACGCAGGTTATACCATCGAAGCGGAGGATGTCAATTTAGGCGCCATATTGCCTGAGGCATGTTTGAAAGCAGATTCAGTAGAATCTTTCTATGAAGAACTTAAAAATGAGAACAGTTATTTTGAGGCCTTAAAAGAAAAGGCTCGTCTTGAAAATAAAGTGATCCGTTATATCGGGAAATTGGAAGATGGAGTTGTGTCTATTTCTGTACAGATCGTTGATGACAAGCATCCTTTCTATGCCCTGTCGGGAAGTGATAATATTATCTCGTTCACCACAGAGCGTTACAAAGAAAGACCATTGGTGGTTAAAGGACCTGGTGCCGGTGCTGAAGTAACAGCTGCAGGAGTATTTGCAGATTTAGTAAATGTAGGCGCTTAA